Proteins from one Nilaparvata lugens isolate BPH unplaced genomic scaffold, ASM1435652v1 scaffold4065, whole genome shotgun sequence genomic window:
- the LOC120355663 gene encoding uncharacterized protein LOC120355663, whose amino-acid sequence MEYDNKNSISAAELDDNIELEDEQPMKANPLTEIEDNIMIDECMNDVNGLQEYETQMFTELKEFDVTNTCFTTEIADNMEYDQQNSISTADNIELEENTETWEEYINVKGRTVNCRNVKPPCNELK is encoded by the exons ATGGAATATgacaacaaaaattctatttctgcAGCAGAATTAGATGACAATATAGAATTAGAAGATGAACAACCGATGAAGGCTAATCCTCTGACAGAAATAGAGGACAACATCATGATAGATGAATGCATGAATGAT GTGAATGGTCTACAAGAGTATGAAACCCAGATGTTCACAGAATTGAAAGAGTTTGATGTAACAAATACTTGCTTTACAACAGAAATAGCAGACAACATGGAATATGACCAACAAAATTCTATTTCTACAGCAGACAATATAGAATTAGAAGAGAACACAGAAACCTGGGAGGAGTACATAAATGTTAAAGGAAGGACTGTTAACTGTAGGAATGTGAAACCACCCTGCAACGAACTGAAGT